One genomic window of Panulirus ornatus isolate Po-2019 chromosome 14, ASM3632096v1, whole genome shotgun sequence includes the following:
- the LOC139753491 gene encoding microfibril-associated glycoprotein 4-like, with product MAEVLAVLVLTVLLSSSSEGRTVDGGRQEAEILNGQQPLIGGQLKLPIIKAEQDDDMLLGLNDIQGGLMDKADDNAIFDDATNRVPTTTTYTPTVPESNNIATIEKAIEENVEEVAEEVAHEVIEEVLEPEEEDFDEDIFHSEGDLVIIMRRMYEALTKRLNLLKSRVTSVEQTAGDVLARLTVLDCADLLSRGKRESGVYTFHMDHNGKRPVTVFCDMDTDGGGWTVLQRRLPHSKATDFNRGWYDYKMGFGNASSDYWIGLENMYIWTNTRHYEMRIDLTDFEGESSYAQYELFYIESEPKGYRLHVSGYSGTAGDSMGNGGKLDNFTADGMMFTTQDEDHDTSHEINCAKYWKIGGWWFNRCSWANLNGPYKEPGEGDGIGINWHKWRNKQYLRSSSIMIRPSRNT from the coding sequence ATGGCGGAAGTGTTGGCGGTGTTAGTGCTGACTGTGTTGCTGTCAAGCAGCAGCGAGGGTCGCACGGTTGACGGGGGCAGACAAGAAGCAGAAATCCTAAATGGACAGCAGCCTCTCATTGGCGGTCAACTGAAGCTCCCTATCATCAAAGCGGAACAGGATGATGATATGTTGCTGGGGCTTAATGACATTCAGGGAGGACTTATGGACAAAGCAGACGACAATGCCATCTTTGATGACGCAACGAACAGAGTACCTACTACCACTACCTATACGCCAACGGTGCCGGAGTCCAATAACATTGCGACTATTGAGAAAGCTATCGAGGAAAATGTAGAGGAAGTGGCAGAGGAAGTGGCACATGAAGTGATAGAGGAGGTGTTGGAGCCAGAAGAGGAAGACTTTGATGAAGATATCTTCCACAGTGAAGGAGACTTGGTCATCATCATGAGACGGATGTACGAGGCCTTGACGAAGAGACTGAACTTGCTGAAGTCTCGCGTCACGAGTGTAGAACAGACTGCTGGAGACGTCCTCGCACGGCTGACCGTTCTGGACTGTGCGGACCTCCTCTCACGAGGGAAGAGGGAGTCCGGGGTCTACACGTTTCACATGGATCACAACGGTAAACGACCCGTCACCGTTTTCTGCGATATGGACAcagacggaggagggtggacggtCTTGCAGAGGCGTCTCCCGCACTCCAAGGCCACGGACTTCAACCGTGGATGGTATGACTACAAGATGGGATTTGGCAACGCCTCCTCAGACTATTGGATCGGGCTTGAAAACATGTACATTTGGACGAACACCCGACACTACGAGATGCGCATCGACCTCACCGACTTCGAGGGTGAGTCTTCCTACGCCCAGTACGAACTCTTCTACATCGAGAGCGAGCCTAAAGGCTACAGACTCCACGTTTCCGGGTACAGTGGCACCGCCGGCGACTCCATGGGCAACGGGGGTAAGCTGGACAACTTCACCGCCGACGGGATGATGTTCACAACGCAGGACGAGGACCACGACACCTCCCACGAGATCAACTGCGCCAAGTACTGGAAGATCGGGGGATGGTGGTTCAACAGGTGCTCCTGGGCCAACCTCAACGGACCGTACAAGGAACCAGGCGAGGGCGACGGCATCGGGATCAACTGGCACAAGTGGCGCAACAAGCAGTACCTccgctcctcctccatcatgatcagACCGTCGAGGAACACGTGA